A stretch of the Coprobacillus cateniformis genome encodes the following:
- a CDS encoding ATP-binding cassette domain-containing protein, which translates to MHLELKNIHKTFDKHVLFQNLNFNFSYCGFYFISGSSGSGKSTLLNILAGYEDVDNGERCIDSDVSIACIFQNYELIDELTVQENIIMIHDENEYCTDILQQLNITDLLSRYPKELSQGQRQRVGIARALFCQPQIIICDEPTESLDIDNKERVLNLLKKLSHDHVVIVASHETLLLKNYYDYHYELKDYQLYLKDQHHQMKTMRIIKNNSNVNSHKTRQIIHKIIHKRTMLQTIFMSLLILMQLTINQIGTNLFVENKDGIAVNKNSIYVKTYGHNSDILNRYSQAKRPILEFSSVPIKNKLVKINIYPQSVDDSVSHIHLKQNEILINQNVADILKNQFQLTDQELINYKLDLNYQLGQSQYTIQFQIINIVQEDVNDLKQIYYSYNGVNSYLKEKKFTVEFPTQYDYLMQNSDFYELQCGTDVEHYFQSLIKNNDFSIQHSIFSEQQDNLGQKSLYQFMFMIIQIILGIVTIIYIIYITWKDVTKNLTSLSILHAVGVPMSEIKKNYFTEKLKYLVIIIPFLMCIWIILFVFLHQDINYLRILGYIIVCYSLYIIVLFIKMKNLRQKNISIILKEGVDS; encoded by the coding sequence GAACTCAAAAACATTCATAAAACATTTGATAAGCATGTCCTTTTTCAAAATCTTAATTTTAATTTTTCATACTGTGGTTTCTATTTTATATCTGGGAGTAGTGGAAGTGGGAAATCTACACTTTTAAATATATTAGCCGGATATGAAGATGTTGATAATGGAGAGAGATGTATAGATTCAGATGTATCTATAGCATGTATTTTTCAAAACTATGAACTTATAGATGAATTGACAGTTCAAGAAAATATCATAATGATACATGATGAAAATGAGTATTGCACAGATATTTTACAGCAACTGAATATTACAGACTTATTAAGCAGGTATCCTAAAGAATTATCACAAGGGCAAAGGCAAAGAGTTGGAATAGCAAGAGCGTTATTTTGTCAGCCACAGATTATTATTTGTGATGAACCAACTGAATCATTAGATATAGATAATAAAGAACGAGTTTTGAATCTTTTAAAAAAGCTTTCTCATGATCATGTTGTTATTGTTGCATCTCATGAAACTTTATTATTAAAAAATTATTATGATTATCATTATGAACTCAAAGATTATCAACTTTATCTTAAAGATCAACATCATCAAATGAAGACAATGAGAATAATAAAAAATAATTCTAATGTTAATTCCCATAAAACAAGACAGATTATACATAAGATTATACATAAAAGAACCATGTTGCAAACAATCTTTATGAGTCTTTTAATTTTAATGCAACTGACTATTAACCAAATAGGAACAAATCTCTTTGTTGAAAACAAAGATGGTATAGCGGTTAATAAGAATAGTATTTATGTAAAAACTTATGGTCATAATTCGGATATTTTGAATAGATATAGTCAGGCGAAAAGGCCTATTCTCGAATTTAGTTCTGTTCCCATAAAGAATAAACTTGTTAAAATAAATATTTATCCTCAAAGTGTAGATGATAGTGTTTCCCATATTCACCTAAAACAAAATGAAATTCTTATTAATCAAAATGTAGCAGATATTCTCAAAAATCAATTTCAACTAACTGACCAAGAACTTATCAATTATAAATTAGATTTAAACTATCAATTAGGACAAAGTCAATATACAATTCAGTTTCAAATTATTAATATTGTTCAGGAAGATGTTAATGATTTAAAGCAAATCTATTACTCTTATAATGGAGTCAATAGTTATCTAAAAGAAAAGAAGTTTACAGTTGAATTTCCTACACAATATGATTATTTAATGCAAAATAGTGATTTTTATGAACTTCAGTGTGGAACAGATGTAGAACATTATTTTCAATCATTAATAAAAAATAATGATTTTTCAATTCAACATTCTATTTTCTCAGAGCAACAAGATAATCTCGGTCAAAAGAGCTTGTATCAATTCATGTTTATGATAATTCAAATTATCTTAGGAATTGTGACCATTATCTATATTATTTATATAACATGGAAAGATGTAACAAAAAATTTAACAAGTTTGTCAATTCTTCATGCAGTAGGAGTTCCAATGTCTGAGATTAAAAAAAATTATTTTACAGAAAAATTAAAATATTTAGTTATTATCATTCCATTTCTTATGTGTATATGGATAATCTTGTTTGTTTTTCTTCATCAAGATATAAATTATTTAAGAATATTAGGATATATTATAGTTTGTTATAGTTTATATATTATTGTCTTATTTATAAAAATGAAGAATCTTCGTCAAAAAAATATTTCTATTATTTTAAAAGAAGGAGTAGATTCCTAG